A part of Helicobacter fennelliae genomic DNA contains:
- the dnaG gene encoding DNA primase yields MITPASLENLKNQLDIVEIVSHYIDLRRVGSNYAARCPFHDEKTPSFIISPARNIYHCYGCGASGDAITFVMEYEKLNFIEAVEKLADITNIRLEYDSKTPHKSNSLDKIMAFYHSRLLDSKEYLHYLHTRGIDDTLIATFNLGFCPGNNENLQFINAYGLDSGELLRDGVLGKNDSRIYARFFERIIFPIYSPSAKIVGFGGRSLKEGVAKYINSPQSQIFNKSKLLYGYHLAKEHIFKRNQLIITEGYIDVIMLHKAGIKNAVATLGTALTKDHIPLLNKGNPDIIVSYDGDKAGINAAFKAASLLAPLSKKGGVVIFPNGADPADMILAGKQNEVQELFARPIPFIEFCFQTIASKYNLANPLSKEEALKETSAFLHSLSPLMQEEYIMYIANLLHIPPKLITTKSSKKPAPIPSHTIESQGDRLERIILRYMLEDERFLEKGFDFLDSKVFKDYKNAFLALCQNNKDNPQLIGIMLDPLPIKHDGFEAELRIFLLRYFEEELKKEQNFQNILQLKQKILKLKQGELQPV; encoded by the coding sequence GTGATCACTCCCGCTTCACTTGAGAATCTAAAAAATCAGCTTGATATTGTTGAGATTGTCAGCCATTATATTGATTTGCGAAGGGTTGGAAGCAACTACGCAGCGCGGTGTCCATTTCATGATGAAAAAACGCCAAGCTTCATCATCTCGCCTGCTCGCAATATTTATCATTGCTATGGTTGCGGGGCAAGTGGCGATGCGATCACATTTGTAATGGAATATGAAAAGCTTAATTTCATCGAAGCAGTCGAAAAACTCGCAGATATAACAAATATCAGACTTGAGTATGACTCAAAAACCCCGCACAAATCAAACAGCCTTGATAAAATAATGGCTTTCTATCATTCGCGCCTGCTAGATTCTAAAGAATATCTGCATTACCTGCATACGCGCGGCATTGATGATACGCTCATTGCGACTTTTAATCTTGGATTCTGCCCGGGCAATAACGAAAACCTGCAATTTATTAACGCCTATGGGCTAGATTCTGGTGAGCTTTTGCGAGATGGCGTGCTTGGCAAAAACGACAGCAGAATCTATGCGCGATTTTTTGAGCGCATTATTTTTCCTATCTATTCACCAAGCGCAAAAATAGTCGGCTTTGGTGGCAGAAGCCTAAAAGAAGGCGTAGCAAAATACATCAACTCCCCGCAAAGCCAAATCTTTAACAAATCAAAACTGCTATATGGGTATCATCTCGCCAAAGAGCATATCTTTAAACGCAATCAACTCATTATCACTGAAGGCTATATTGATGTGATTATGCTTCACAAAGCCGGAATCAAAAATGCTGTCGCCACGCTTGGCACAGCCCTAACAAAAGATCATATCCCATTACTCAATAAAGGAAATCCCGATATTATCGTAAGCTATGATGGCGACAAAGCTGGAATCAACGCTGCGTTTAAGGCTGCAAGTCTGCTCGCACCGCTAAGCAAAAAAGGTGGCGTTGTGATCTTTCCAAATGGAGCTGATCCTGCGGATATGATTTTGGCGGGCAAACAAAACGAAGTGCAAGAATTATTTGCGCGTCCCATTCCATTTATAGAATTTTGCTTTCAGACAATCGCTAGCAAATACAATCTTGCTAATCCGCTCTCAAAAGAAGAAGCCCTCAAAGAAACAAGCGCGTTTTTGCACTCTCTCTCGCCACTTATGCAAGAAGAATACATTATGTATATAGCCAATCTCCTTCATATCCCACCAAAGCTTATCACAACCAAATCAAGCAAAAAGCCCGCACCAATCCCAAGCCACACCATAGAATCTCAAGGCGATAGGCTAGAGCGCATTATTTTACGCTATATGCTCGAAGATGAAAGGTTTTTAGAAAAAGGGTTTGACTTTTTGGATTCTAAGGTATTCAAAGACTACAAAAACGCCTTTCTTGCCCTCTGCCAAAACAACAAAGATAATCCACAACTCATAGGCATAATGCTTGATCCACTTCCAATCAAACATGACGGATTTGAGGCAGAATTGCGAATTTTTCTGCTCCGCTACTTTGAAGAAGAGCTCAAAAAAGAGCAAAATTTTCAAAATATCTTACAGCTCAAACAAAAAATCCTCAAACTCAAACAAGGAGAATTACAACCAGTATGA
- a CDS encoding class I SAM-dependent methyltransferase produces MQELVPELQNKWHLHTGGLVANHLDNIGKDIDLCIIDTVHSAPGEVLDFLMVLPYLSKNAVIIMHDLVFHIFAEKNSSICALLFQALQGRKVFPPFDEPLQNIGSCVLADLTPSHIQQYFRILNFPWCYIPNDKDLQVFRNWIVKHYEPSFSVMFDRFVEIQRKWQKRENPLKRATKKLLKKIIPQRFHPFAKRIKAKLFG; encoded by the coding sequence GTGCAAGAACTTGTGCCTGAATTGCAAAACAAATGGCATCTCCACACCGGCGGACTTGTCGCAAATCATCTTGACAACATTGGCAAAGATATTGATTTATGCATCATTGACACCGTGCATAGCGCACCGGGTGAAGTGCTTGATTTTCTTATGGTGCTACCATATTTGAGCAAAAATGCCGTAATCATTATGCATGATCTTGTGTTTCATATTTTTGCAGAAAAAAATTCTAGCATTTGCGCGCTACTCTTTCAAGCATTACAAGGACGCAAAGTCTTTCCTCCATTTGATGAGCCTTTGCAAAATATCGGCTCTTGTGTCCTAGCAGACCTCACACCAAGCCACATTCAGCAGTATTTTAGAATCCTCAACTTCCCATGGTGCTATATACCAAATGATAAGGACTTGCAAGTCTTTAGAAACTGGATAGTCAAGCATTATGAGCCAAGCTTTAGTGTGATGTTTGATCGTTTTGTAGAGATCCAAAGAAAGTGGCAAAAACGCGAGAATCCACTTAAAAGAGCTACAAAAAAATTATTAAAAAAAATCATTCCTCAAAGATTCCACCCATTTGCAAAAAGAATCAAAGCAAAACTTTTTGGATAA
- a CDS encoding argininosuccinate synthase domain-containing protein has protein sequence MTALALFSGGCDSLISMKLLTQQGIKVIALHFNIGFGGNKNKLQYLQNAATQVGAELLVCDIQEQFFNEVLFSPKYGYGKYFNPCIDCHANMFAHAFYKLVELEADFVISGEVLGQRPKSQRKESLDQVKKLVREVGKNPLFKSILDSSGTHSSKPQFLDELLLRPMSAKLLEPSFPEKIGWIDREKLLDISGRGRTRQLEMVKLWGWKYYENPGGGCLLTDLSVANKLKDLSAHRKMIVQDTILVKIGRYMILPNGARCVIGRNEEENTKLKNPNPKMEIIELLENIGPVAVVEKSASMDDKILAARIALGYGKSQTNTTEKAQAKQAKKVKIGEQIVEVLPYDKEKAREFLFFKS, from the coding sequence ATGACAGCATTAGCCCTTTTTAGCGGAGGCTGCGATAGCCTCATCTCTATGAAACTCCTCACACAGCAAGGCATAAAAGTGATTGCTTTGCATTTCAATATCGGATTTGGTGGCAATAAAAACAAGCTTCAATACCTCCAAAACGCCGCTACACAAGTTGGCGCAGAGCTTTTGGTATGCGATATTCAAGAGCAGTTTTTTAACGAAGTGCTTTTTAGCCCAAAATATGGCTATGGCAAATATTTTAATCCCTGCATTGATTGCCATGCTAATATGTTTGCGCACGCGTTTTATAAGCTTGTAGAGCTTGAGGCGGATTTTGTGATTAGTGGCGAGGTTTTGGGACAGCGACCAAAAAGCCAGCGCAAAGAATCGCTCGATCAAGTCAAAAAGCTTGTCCGCGAAGTCGGCAAAAATCCGCTATTTAAATCGATTTTAGATTCTAGTGGCACTCATAGCTCAAAGCCACAATTCCTTGATGAGCTGCTTTTGCGTCCGATGAGCGCAAAGCTCCTTGAGCCAAGCTTTCCTGAAAAAATAGGTTGGATTGATCGAGAAAAGCTCTTAGACATCAGCGGTAGAGGGCGCACAAGACAGCTTGAAATGGTGAAACTTTGGGGGTGGAAATATTATGAGAATCCCGGCGGTGGGTGCTTGCTTACGGATTTGAGTGTCGCAAACAAGCTCAAAGACTTAAGCGCGCATCGCAAAATGATAGTCCAAGATACGATTTTAGTCAAAATCGGACGCTATATGATCCTGCCAAATGGCGCGCGCTGTGTGATCGGGCGCAATGAAGAGGAAAATACTAAGCTCAAAAACCCCAATCCAAAAATGGAGATTATCGAGCTTCTTGAAAACATAGGTCCAGTGGCTGTGGTAGAAAAATCCGCAAGTATGGACGATAAAATCTTAGCTGCAAGGATTGCATTAGGCTATGGAAAAAGCCAGACAAACACCACAGAAAAAGCCCAAGCCAAACAAGCAAAAAAGGTCAAAATAGGCGAGCAAATCGTTGAAGTGCTGCCTTATGACAAAGAAAAGGCACGAGAGTTTTTGTTTTTTAAATCATAG
- a CDS encoding outer membrane beta-barrel protein: protein MKKIVLSSILAVALSQTYALAEESGAFVGVGVGYGGTQLKAEVTGGPTYSLNGGGISAEVIAGYKQFFTPEFGLRYYANFAYNDSPFTENGATTNGIFVFNYGVNVDALYNFISNETLDFGVLLGLGLGANTWGGIDNRKLSTTGFDLGLNVGVRTSIAKHHGIEVLARVPFIATTLLNESQEGISTKLSIARQYSVGVRYIFSF, encoded by the coding sequence TCGCAGAAGAAAGCGGAGCATTTGTGGGTGTAGGCGTGGGCTATGGTGGCACACAGCTCAAAGCAGAAGTAACAGGCGGGCCTACTTATTCATTAAATGGCGGAGGCATCAGTGCAGAAGTAATCGCTGGATACAAGCAATTTTTTACCCCAGAATTTGGCTTGCGCTATTATGCAAACTTTGCTTACAACGACTCACCATTTACAGAAAACGGCGCAACAACTAATGGGATTTTTGTGTTTAATTATGGTGTGAATGTCGATGCGTTGTATAATTTCATCAGCAATGAAACGCTAGATTTTGGCGTATTGCTAGGGCTTGGGCTTGGTGCAAATACTTGGGGTGGTATTGACAATCGCAAACTTAGCACAACAGGCTTTGATTTGGGGCTTAATGTCGGGGTGCGCACATCAATTGCCAAACATCACGGCATAGAAGTGCTAGCTCGCGTGCCATTTATCGCGACAACGCTTTTAAATGAGTCACAAGAAGGCATATCAACCAAATTAAGCATAGCGCGTCAATATAGCGTCGGCGTGCGATATATTTTTAGCTTTTAA
- a CDS encoding TerB family tellurite resistance protein yields the protein MLSLCMQMIHADGELADEEFEAVKNYLAENEEDVENIIEFMHTTGNESYDKLTTEEICEDIKIFFNKEAHLEVLQTLHKIMHADGKEHPAEVALYNKVKTLLEL from the coding sequence ATGCTTTCGCTTTGTATGCAGATGATTCACGCAGATGGTGAGCTAGCAGATGAGGAGTTTGAAGCAGTGAAAAACTACCTTGCGGAGAATGAAGAGGATGTGGAGAATATCATTGAATTTATGCATACCACAGGAAACGAAAGCTATGACAAGCTCACTACTGAGGAGATTTGCGAAGATATTAAGATATTTTTCAATAAAGAGGCACACCTAGAAGTTTTGCAAACGTTGCACAAAATCATGCATGCTGATGGCAAGGAGCACCCAGCAGAAGTGGCACTCTACAACAAAGTCAAAACACTTTTAGAGTTATAA
- the groL gene encoding chaperonin GroEL (60 kDa chaperone family; promotes refolding of misfolded polypeptides especially under stressful conditions; forms two stacked rings of heptamers to form a barrel-shaped 14mer; ends can be capped by GroES; misfolded proteins enter the barrel where they are refolded when GroES binds) yields MAKEIKFSDSARNKLYEGVKQLSDAVKVTMGPRGRNVLIQKSYGAPSITKDGVSVAKEIELADPIANMGAQLVKEVASKTADAAGDGTTTATVLAYSIFKEGLRNITAGANPIAVKRGMDKAASAIIEELKKSSKKVGGKGEIAQVATISANSDENIGNLIAEAMEKVGKDGVITVEEAKGINDELSVVEGMQFDRGYLSPYFVTNTDKMTTQLENAYILLTDKKISSMKDILPLLEATMKSGKPLLIVAEDIEGEALTTLVVNKLRGVLNVAAVKAPGFGDRRKEMLKDIAILTGGQVISEELGKTLESADIADLGQAARIVIDKDNTTIVDGKGKSADVKARVAQIKTQIQDTTSDYDREKLQERLAKLSGGVAVIKVGAASEVEMKEKKDRVDDALSATKAAVEEGIVIGGGAALIRAAQKVKLKLEGDEAIGYDIIKRAIKAPLAQIAANAGFDSGVVVNEVENQKDSFGFDASSGQYVDMFKAGIIDPLKVARVALQNAVSVSSLLLTTEATINEIKEDKPAPAMPDMGGMGGMGGMM; encoded by the coding sequence ATGGCAAAAGAAATTAAATTTAGTGATTCTGCAAGAAACAAACTTTATGAAGGTGTAAAACAACTTAGTGATGCGGTAAAAGTTACAATGGGACCACGAGGTCGAAATGTCCTTATTCAAAAATCCTATGGTGCTCCAAGTATCACAAAAGATGGCGTAAGTGTCGCAAAAGAAATCGAGCTTGCTGATCCTATCGCAAATATGGGTGCGCAACTTGTCAAAGAAGTCGCAAGCAAAACTGCTGATGCTGCTGGAGATGGCACGACTACCGCTACCGTTTTGGCGTATAGCATTTTCAAAGAAGGATTGCGAAATATCACTGCTGGTGCAAATCCTATTGCCGTAAAACGAGGAATGGATAAAGCGGCAAGCGCGATCATTGAAGAGCTTAAAAAATCAAGCAAAAAAGTCGGTGGCAAAGGTGAAATCGCTCAAGTTGCGACTATTTCGGCGAATTCTGATGAAAATATCGGGAATCTTATCGCTGAAGCAATGGAAAAAGTAGGTAAAGATGGCGTTATCACCGTTGAGGAGGCAAAAGGGATTAATGATGAATTGAGCGTGGTTGAAGGAATGCAGTTTGACAGAGGCTATCTCAGCCCTTATTTTGTAACAAATACAGACAAAATGACAACACAGCTTGAAAATGCATATATCCTTTTGACAGACAAAAAAATCTCCTCAATGAAAGATATTTTGCCATTGCTTGAAGCGACAATGAAAAGCGGGAAACCACTTTTGATCGTTGCAGAGGATATTGAAGGTGAGGCGCTTACGACATTAGTTGTCAATAAACTTCGTGGTGTGCTTAATGTCGCAGCGGTAAAAGCTCCGGGATTTGGCGATAGAAGAAAAGAAATGCTTAAAGACATCGCAATTCTTACAGGCGGGCAAGTCATTAGTGAAGAGCTTGGCAAAACATTAGAAAGTGCTGATATTGCGGATTTAGGGCAAGCTGCAAGGATTGTGATTGACAAAGACAATACAACAATCGTAGATGGCAAAGGCAAAAGTGCTGATGTCAAAGCTCGTGTAGCGCAAATCAAAACACAAATCCAAGATACAACAAGTGATTATGACAGAGAAAAGCTCCAAGAAAGACTCGCTAAACTTAGCGGTGGCGTGGCAGTAATCAAAGTCGGCGCGGCAAGCGAAGTTGAGATGAAAGAGAAAAAAGATCGCGTTGATGACGCATTGAGCGCGACAAAAGCTGCGGTTGAAGAAGGGATTGTTATCGGTGGTGGTGCAGCACTTATCCGCGCAGCTCAAAAAGTTAAACTCAAACTCGAAGGTGATGAGGCGATAGGCTATGACATTATCAAGCGCGCTATCAAAGCTCCTTTGGCTCAAATCGCAGCAAATGCGGGGTTTGATTCTGGTGTGGTTGTCAATGAAGTTGAGAATCAAAAAGATTCATTTGGGTTTGATGCAAGTAGCGGTCAATATGTAGATATGTTTAAAGCAGGAATTATCGATCCGCTTAAAGTCGCTCGTGTCGCATTGCAAAACGCAGTCTCTGTATCAAGCTTACTGCTTACAACAGAAGCGACAATCAATGAAATCAAAGAAGACAAACCCGCTCCTGCTATGCCAGATATGGGCGGAATGGGAGGAATGGGCGGCATGATGTAA